One segment of Nostoc flagelliforme CCNUN1 DNA contains the following:
- a CDS encoding globin family protein — protein MTQPQLSEKVRELIQKARIVTFATWQNTHPAEAIQLFQAADDQGRYLSDEDLQQIQELVSANTALIAVSQGLRDRVHEIVDEARTHVLATFPNITQPGGGLYPAVRADACWRDFWHLLRCITYGITGQHTDYTSTEGLHYMQLLYQELQVPLDAMVVGLEGIKTASLKRVEPEQQAIVAPYFDHLIEQLKQFR, from the coding sequence ATGACTCAGCCACAATTGAGTGAAAAAGTTCGAGAACTGATTCAAAAAGCAAGGATTGTCACTTTTGCTACTTGGCAAAATACCCATCCAGCAGAGGCTATTCAGCTATTCCAAGCGGCTGATGATCAAGGACGCTATCTTAGCGATGAAGATTTGCAGCAGATTCAGGAGCTTGTATCGGCCAATACAGCACTCATTGCTGTAAGTCAGGGGCTACGCGATCGCGTCCATGAAATCGTAGATGAAGCCAGAACCCATGTATTGGCTACATTCCCCAATATCACTCAACCCGGTGGTGGACTCTACCCAGCAGTAAGGGCAGATGCCTGCTGGCGTGATTTCTGGCACTTACTACGCTGTATTACTTACGGTATCACCGGACAGCACACCGACTATACTAGCACCGAAGGATTACACTATATGCAACTGTTGTATCAAGAATTGCAAGTACCTCTAGATGCAATGGTTGTAGGGTTAGAAGGTATTAAAACTGCCAGTTTAAAGCGAGTGGAACCCGAGCAGCAAGCGATCGTTGCTCCCTACTTCGATCATCTGATTGAGCAATTAAAGCAATTTCGCTAA
- a CDS encoding IS701 family transposase, with protein MVQPRPAAPTVKFVDEYCQWYKSLFSDVRSFEAFKYLHVGCVSDLKRKTLPEIAKIVGLDNQQGLHHFLTSSPWDIEKLRILRLELILQVLKGRPIILIIDETGDKKKGNKTDYVKRQYIGNLGKVENGIVAVTAYGVFCGMTFPLLFEVYKPRERLKPGDKYRTKPEIAAILMRKLESMGFNFNLVLADSLYGESGKNFITVLDEFKKNYIVAIRSNHSLKLLPRQHTQYLKWHKFKRVFSDLSSENRFIREIIHGKRSENRYWQITTDREKLPGNTTWYVMSRYPDLTPRDVGNFYGLRTWVEYGLKQSKNELGWADYRLTHYPDIERWWEIVCSSYLMVSLHSEQMQSSVPKSPSKLASHPWWNDKKGWKNILNNLRLIIQPFTLFNLIYPWLTVFPIPQLSLGFSKLQSIIYRLTSSIFISLTHPDFYFSSA; from the coding sequence ATGGTACAGCCCCGTCCAGCCGCACCAACAGTCAAATTTGTGGACGAATATTGCCAGTGGTATAAAAGCCTGTTTTCAGATGTTAGGAGTTTCGAGGCTTTTAAATATCTCCATGTAGGCTGCGTTTCTGATCTAAAACGTAAAACATTGCCAGAAATAGCAAAAATTGTAGGATTGGATAACCAGCAAGGGTTGCATCATTTTTTAACATCATCACCTTGGGATATAGAAAAGTTAAGAATCTTGCGATTAGAGCTAATTTTACAAGTGCTAAAAGGCAGACCAATTATTCTAATTATTGATGAGACAGGAGATAAGAAGAAAGGGAATAAAACAGATTATGTGAAACGGCAGTATATAGGAAACTTGGGGAAAGTAGAGAATGGAATTGTGGCAGTGACAGCGTATGGTGTGTTCTGCGGGATGACTTTTCCACTACTGTTTGAAGTATATAAGCCTCGTGAAAGGTTAAAGCCAGGGGATAAGTATCGCACTAAACCTGAAATAGCGGCAATACTGATGAGAAAGCTAGAATCAATGGGTTTTAACTTTAACTTAGTACTGGCAGATAGTTTATATGGTGAAAGTGGTAAGAACTTCATAACTGTATTAGATGAATTCAAGAAAAACTATATAGTAGCAATTCGCTCAAACCATTCTTTAAAGCTACTTCCAAGACAACACACTCAATATTTGAAGTGGCATAAGTTTAAACGAGTATTTTCTGATCTGAGTAGTGAAAATAGGTTTATCAGAGAAATAATTCATGGTAAACGTAGTGAAAATAGGTACTGGCAGATTACCACAGATCGAGAGAAATTACCTGGTAACACTACTTGGTATGTGATGAGTAGATACCCAGACCTTACACCAAGAGATGTGGGAAACTTTTATGGTTTAAGAACTTGGGTTGAGTATGGGTTGAAGCAAAGCAAGAACGAATTAGGTTGGGCAGATTATCGGCTAACTCACTACCCGGATATTGAACGCTGGTGGGAGATTGTTTGTAGCAGCTATTTAATGGTTAGCCTCCACTCTGAACAAATGCAGTCTTCTGTGCCAAAATCTCCATCAAAGCTAGCTTCGCATCCCTGGTGGAACGATAAAAAAGGCTGGAAGAATATTCTTAACAATCTCCGTTTAATAATTCAACCTTTTACCTTATTTAACCTAATATATCCCTGGTTAACAGTTTTTCCTATTCCCCAATTGTCCTTGGGCTTTTCTAAACTTCAATCTATTATTTATAGACTCACTAGTTCAATTTTTATTTCCCTAACTCACCCTGATTTCTACTTTTCCTCTGCCTAG
- a CDS encoding DUF1838 family protein, whose amino-acid sequence MCLGSSSCTLLYYCQSDETGLFSIIGMNATKVFIRPDPEFDQVGYRINRELGLFCDLETQEILYTWQPDSTRPAVAIVHIANRIVQGAVRPKMTVIPKGQDYVTSVVEIPLTYPHPLAADPKYRDYCPGEIFNGTEYFTSHISRPGVKDLPSATWARDCPWLPWMKLGYRHPARLRFETTTTRVESFEQLHPNLIQLIREQVPIYEFTPDQSNEPNMTSTLYFKQHFAAYLKGERFPIPEGL is encoded by the coding sequence CTGTGTCTTGGTTCTAGCAGTTGTACCTTATTATACTACTGCCAGAGTGACGAAACAGGGTTATTCTCTATTATTGGGATGAATGCAACCAAGGTTTTCATTCGTCCCGATCCTGAGTTTGACCAGGTGGGTTACCGGATCAATCGGGAGTTAGGTCTATTTTGCGATCTGGAGACCCAAGAAATTCTATATACATGGCAACCCGATTCCACTCGTCCTGCTGTAGCGATCGTGCATATTGCCAATCGCATAGTGCAGGGCGCTGTCCGACCGAAAATGACGGTGATTCCCAAAGGACAAGACTATGTTACCTCTGTTGTAGAAATTCCCCTGACCTATCCTCATCCATTAGCAGCAGATCCCAAATACCGAGATTATTGTCCCGGAGAAATCTTTAATGGGACAGAATACTTCACCAGTCACATTTCCCGGCCAGGGGTGAAGGATCTTCCTTCAGCCACCTGGGCGCGAGACTGTCCGTGGTTACCTTGGATGAAACTGGGCTATCGTCATCCAGCCCGCTTACGATTTGAGACAACAACGACTCGGGTTGAATCCTTTGAACAACTCCATCCCAACCTGATTCAACTGATTCGCGAACAAGTGCCCATCTATGAATTTACTCCTGACCAGAGTAACGAACCAAATATGACCAGTACACTGTACTTTAAGCAGCACTTCGCCGCTTACCTAAAAGGAGAACGCTTTCCCATCCCTGAAGGGCTTTGA
- a CDS encoding HEAT repeat domain-containing protein: MDLSQIETDLQNSDFQYRLKAISALQDYPADVAFPLLNRHIQDPEFLVRTFVARELGKQKTSESFTALLQIIKFDNTPNVRAEASNSLSLFGRISASHLVQIFLRDDHWLVRRSILAALVEMDCPEEVVEVCILGLEGDDATVHEASVDALGSLATSRQSEVALSQLLNLKNSEFEYIRVRVAYALKHFNTSEAKEALAQLRQDADHRVVGAAMENLIS, translated from the coding sequence ATGGATCTCAGTCAAATCGAAACCGATCTACAAAACTCGGATTTTCAATACCGCCTGAAAGCGATCTCTGCCCTGCAAGATTATCCGGCTGATGTCGCTTTTCCTTTGCTCAACCGCCATATCCAAGACCCAGAGTTTCTAGTGCGAACCTTTGTTGCTAGGGAGTTAGGTAAGCAAAAAACCTCAGAATCCTTTACTGCCCTGTTGCAAATTATAAAATTTGATAACACCCCAAATGTCCGCGCAGAAGCGTCTAATTCCCTGTCCTTGTTTGGCAGAATTTCAGCTTCTCATCTGGTGCAGATATTTTTACGAGACGATCACTGGTTGGTACGTCGTAGTATTTTGGCAGCCTTGGTAGAAATGGATTGCCCTGAAGAAGTTGTAGAGGTTTGTATTCTGGGGCTAGAAGGTGACGATGCCACAGTCCACGAAGCATCTGTAGATGCGCTGGGATCATTGGCGACTTCCCGTCAGTCTGAGGTAGCTTTGTCCCAACTCCTGAACCTGAAAAATTCTGAGTTTGAATATATTCGGGTACGAGTTGCTTATGCCCTCAAGCACTTTAATACTTCTGAAGCCAAGGAAGCCTTGGCGCAACTGAGACAGGATGCCGATCATCGGGTGGTGGGGGCGGCAATGGAAAATTTAATCTCTTGA
- a CDS encoding transcriptional regulator, with product MQSFVSEKTQSYQQLFDEMMNRFNLEAKKTAEQAKVSEVMLSRFRRGKADLGASKLIALLLAIPVEARVWYLSELFGQRTGISLRSLIAEAPPEEQAEVLRLIADIFVNNSREATDPVQLLKAL from the coding sequence ATGCAAAGTTTTGTATCAGAAAAAACTCAAAGTTATCAGCAGTTATTCGATGAGATGATGAATCGCTTCAATTTGGAAGCGAAGAAAACTGCTGAACAGGCTAAAGTGTCGGAAGTAATGTTATCCCGCTTTCGTCGCGGGAAAGCGGATCTAGGAGCATCAAAACTAATAGCGCTACTTTTGGCTATTCCGGTAGAAGCTAGGGTGTGGTATTTATCTGAGTTATTTGGTCAGAGGACAGGAATTAGCCTGCGATCGCTGATTGCTGAAGCACCTCCAGAAGAACAAGCTGAAGTTTTACGACTAATTGCTGATATTTTTGTGAATAACAGCCGTGAGGCTACAGATCCAGTGCAGTTACTTAAAGCTTTATAA
- a CDS encoding LLM class flavin-dependent oxidoreductase yields MSKTRKFRLGAFIQATGHHVSAWRHPDTQIDAGFNFEHYKEITQTAQRGLFDAVFLADSPGVWGGAPETQKRNGKLVHFEPVTLFSALSSVTQNIGFISTASTTYEEPYTLARKFASLDHLSKGRAGWNVVTTGNENAALNFGLEHHPEHSQRYERAEEFVEVVKGLWDSWEDDAFIRDRESGIYFDQNKLHILNHKGKYFSVKGPLNVGRPPQGYPVIVQAGASEAGRDLAARTAEVIFTANQTLVDAQEFYADVKGRLAKYGRSPDDLKIMPGAFPIIGRTEEEAQEKYEFLQSLIHPDVAWGILKNYYKGVDLSKYSLDDVAPELPSDTNNNKSRLKLVKDLATRGTLTLRQLYLALATARGHRTILGTPESIADQLEEWFNNGAADGFNIMPPILPTGLDDFVNLVVPLLQKRGLFRTEYEGSTLRENLGLRRPGNQFAAKQVDERLVLA; encoded by the coding sequence ATGAGTAAAACACGCAAGTTTCGTTTAGGTGCATTCATTCAAGCCACTGGACATCATGTTTCTGCCTGGCGACATCCAGATACACAGATAGACGCTGGATTCAATTTTGAGCATTACAAAGAAATTACCCAGACTGCCCAACGCGGCTTGTTCGATGCAGTTTTTCTGGCCGACAGTCCAGGAGTTTGGGGTGGCGCTCCAGAAACTCAAAAACGCAATGGTAAACTAGTCCATTTCGAGCCTGTCACACTCTTTTCGGCCTTGTCCTCTGTAACTCAAAACATTGGCTTCATTTCCACCGCCTCGACTACTTATGAAGAACCTTACACCCTGGCACGTAAGTTTGCCTCGTTGGATCACTTGAGTAAAGGCCGAGCGGGGTGGAATGTAGTCACCACGGGTAACGAGAATGCCGCACTTAATTTTGGTCTTGAGCATCACCCGGAACATAGCCAACGTTATGAACGTGCGGAAGAGTTTGTGGAAGTGGTCAAAGGACTATGGGATAGTTGGGAAGACGATGCTTTCATCCGTGACAGAGAATCTGGTATCTATTTCGACCAGAATAAACTACATATACTCAACCACAAGGGTAAATATTTTTCTGTCAAAGGCCCTTTGAATGTTGGTCGTCCACCTCAAGGTTATCCGGTGATTGTGCAGGCTGGAGCATCGGAAGCTGGACGGGATTTAGCTGCGCGTACTGCTGAGGTGATTTTCACTGCCAATCAAACTCTAGTCGATGCTCAAGAATTTTATGCTGATGTCAAAGGTCGGTTGGCGAAATATGGACGCTCTCCAGACGATCTAAAAATCATGCCTGGGGCTTTCCCAATCATTGGACGGACTGAAGAAGAAGCCCAAGAGAAATACGAATTTCTGCAATCGTTGATTCATCCTGATGTAGCTTGGGGTATTTTAAAGAACTATTACAAAGGTGTGGATCTGTCGAAATATTCTTTAGATGATGTAGCTCCCGAACTACCCAGTGATACCAATAATAATAAGAGTCGTCTGAAATTAGTCAAGGATTTAGCTACTCGTGGCACTCTGACGTTGCGCCAGTTATATCTCGCTCTTGCTACCGCCAGAGGTCATCGTACTATCCTTGGTACTCCTGAAAGTATTGCTGATCAGCTAGAGGAATGGTTCAACAATGGTGCAGCAGATGGTTTTAATATCATGCCACCAATCCTGCCCACAGGATTAGATGACTTCGTTAACCTAGTCGTTCCCCTACTCCAGAAACGCGGACTGTTCCGTACTGAATACGAAGGTAGCACCTTGAGGGAAAACCTGGGGCTGCGTCGTCCGGGTAATCAATTTGCCGCAAAACAAGTGGATGAAAGATTGGTGTTGGCGTAA
- a CDS encoding amidohydrolase family protein — protein MTEYSRLKTSRSAAIKANLDYPIIDTDVHTNDFTPALEDYIAKYGGSKLVDELRKAEASRLNSKSNGKDWYQQTPEERQYNRTIRSPWWARVTRNTLDLATYTLPELFYQRQAEQGSDYSVLFPNNVLAPAGASKENRQALQRAVNHYHADLYRKYSDRLTPVAGIPMGNPQEAVEELEFAVKTLGLKVANIPGGVKRPIKAIADKYPADQYPEIAKYASYIDFYGLDSEYDYDPFWAKAVELGVPITTHYGSQGWTGRSSTSNYMNNHIGHFADGSQAFAKALFFGGVTKRFPQLRVAMLEGGADWGAHVYIHLIDRFSKRNLKGLQNYDPELTNSDELFVLFERFGSEFLQEYPLTKEELTKSVLGSSFNRHSRSPVGSELEDFAAAGIETIEDIRDRWVNSFFFGSESDDRTIAAAFNDKANPLGVKINAIYSSDVGHWDVPDLTDPLAESWDLVQEGVISEADFKAYVFNNPYKFYTQANPDFFKGTAVESKVANIESPQADKSLVTA, from the coding sequence ATGACTGAATATAGCAGATTGAAAACTTCCCGTTCCGCCGCAATCAAAGCAAACCTCGATTATCCGATAATTGACACTGATGTTCATACCAATGATTTCACTCCGGCGCTTGAGGATTACATTGCTAAATACGGTGGCTCGAAACTCGTAGATGAATTACGCAAGGCGGAAGCTTCTCGTCTCAATTCCAAGAGCAATGGTAAAGACTGGTATCAACAAACTCCAGAAGAACGCCAGTACAACCGCACAATTCGATCGCCTTGGTGGGCGAGAGTTACCCGTAACACTTTAGATTTAGCTACTTACACTTTGCCCGAATTGTTCTATCAACGTCAGGCGGAGCAGGGGTCAGACTATTCAGTGTTATTTCCTAACAATGTTCTTGCACCAGCTGGAGCAAGTAAAGAGAACCGTCAAGCGCTGCAACGCGCAGTCAATCACTATCATGCTGACTTGTATCGGAAATATAGCGATCGCCTGACACCTGTAGCTGGTATCCCTATGGGTAATCCTCAAGAAGCCGTTGAGGAGCTAGAGTTTGCAGTTAAAACACTAGGGCTGAAGGTGGCAAACATTCCTGGTGGTGTGAAACGGCCAATTAAGGCGATCGCTGATAAATATCCAGCAGATCAATACCCTGAAATCGCCAAGTATGCCTCTTACATTGACTTTTACGGATTGGATAGTGAATATGACTACGATCCATTCTGGGCAAAAGCAGTTGAATTAGGTGTACCCATTACTACCCATTACGGTAGTCAAGGTTGGACTGGACGTTCCTCCACCAGTAACTACATGAACAACCATATCGGTCACTTTGCCGATGGCTCACAAGCATTTGCTAAGGCGTTGTTCTTTGGTGGCGTTACCAAGCGTTTTCCTCAGTTGCGCGTAGCTATGCTTGAAGGTGGTGCGGATTGGGGCGCACATGTGTACATTCATTTAATAGATCGATTCTCCAAGCGCAATCTCAAGGGACTACAAAACTACGACCCAGAACTGACAAATTCTGATGAGTTGTTTGTGTTGTTTGAGCGTTTCGGTAGTGAATTCTTACAAGAATATCCTCTCACTAAAGAAGAACTAACAAAGAGCGTCTTGGGTTCTTCCTTCAACCGTCATAGCCGCTCACCCGTTGGTAGCGAACTAGAAGATTTTGCCGCAGCCGGGATTGAAACAATTGAAGACATCCGCGATCGCTGGGTGAACAGTTTCTTCTTTGGTTCCGAGTCTGACGATCGCACCATCGCAGCCGCATTTAACGACAAAGCCAATCCCTTGGGTGTGAAAATCAACGCCATTTATTCGTCAGATGTTGGTCACTGGGATGTGCCAGATTTAACCGACCCATTAGCAGAAAGCTGGGATTTGGTACAAGAAGGTGTGATTTCTGAAGCGGACTTTAAGGCTTATGTATTCAATAATCCTTACAAGTTTTATACTCAAGCTAATCCCGACTTCTTCAAGGGTACGGCGGTTGAATCTAAGGTCGCTAACATCGAATCTCCACAAGCTGATAAGAGTTTGGTAACGGCGTAA
- a CDS encoding NAD(P)-binding domain-containing protein, which yields MTTTIDPNFGAREALRLLGPYPDNWVPDHVDIDHNVTIVGGSGTGITFAFALRRAGIGRVTIIDEAEDEAHAGVWLNQARMNKLRTPKNLPGPELGLQALSFQAWYEARHGAEAYAAIDRIPRLLWAEYLSWYRQFLEIPVRYRTKLVRIEPANGFFRLHLEVNGIPQVETTRKIILGNGFVGAGGPYVPSVLAALPRILYSHTADAIDFDDLRGKTVAVLGAAASAFDAAGVALESGAKAVHLFSRRSEIASLPVIRVRGYPGAYNNYYQIPDADRWLQALRYRQFGSTPPTDAIERAIAFPNFHLHLSATWRSAHEQDGRIVAQVNDDVFEFDFAIAGTGYFVDPAARPELADFVHHIAQWSDRYEPPSDQGDEELSVYPYLGSAHEYQEKVPGSAPYLKDIHVFNPSGFVSFGLPIGDIPSIRRDVPAVIERISHDLFFADWALHEARITSDNVAPDFDTSLYADAVWKQKVPVT from the coding sequence ATGACAACAACAATTGACCCTAATTTTGGTGCGCGTGAGGCGCTACGCCTACTCGGCCCCTATCCTGATAATTGGGTACCCGACCATGTTGATATTGACCACAATGTAACGATAGTTGGTGGTAGTGGTACAGGTATTACCTTTGCCTTTGCACTGCGACGGGCTGGTATTGGCCGGGTGACAATTATCGATGAGGCTGAAGATGAAGCCCATGCTGGTGTATGGCTAAATCAGGCGCGGATGAACAAACTACGCACGCCCAAGAATCTGCCAGGGCCGGAACTGGGTCTTCAGGCCTTGTCATTTCAGGCTTGGTATGAGGCGCGACACGGTGCTGAGGCTTACGCGGCGATTGACCGCATTCCTCGCTTGCTGTGGGCTGAATACCTCAGTTGGTATCGGCAGTTTCTAGAAATTCCAGTACGTTACCGAACGAAGCTGGTGCGGATTGAGCCTGCTAATGGTTTCTTTCGCCTGCATCTAGAAGTGAACGGTATCCCCCAGGTGGAAACTACCCGCAAAATTATTCTGGGCAATGGTTTTGTCGGTGCTGGTGGGCCATACGTGCCTTCGGTGTTGGCTGCTTTACCACGGATTTTATACTCACATACCGCCGATGCCATCGACTTTGATGACCTACGAGGCAAAACTGTAGCGGTGCTGGGTGCTGCGGCCTCGGCCTTCGATGCTGCTGGGGTAGCTCTGGAATCGGGAGCCAAAGCAGTACACCTGTTCTCACGACGGTCAGAGATCGCATCACTGCCAGTAATTCGTGTGCGTGGTTATCCTGGTGCTTACAACAATTATTACCAAATACCTGATGCCGATCGCTGGTTACAGGCTTTGCGTTATCGTCAGTTCGGCTCTACACCACCAACCGACGCAATTGAACGAGCGATCGCATTCCCGAACTTCCACCTGCACCTATCCGCAACTTGGAGATCAGCACACGAGCAAGACGGCCGCATCGTCGCGCAGGTGAACGACGATGTTTTCGAGTTCGATTTTGCGATCGCTGGTACTGGCTACTTCGTTGATCCGGCGGCGCGGCCTGAACTTGCCGACTTTGTCCATCATATTGCCCAGTGGAGCGATCGCTACGAACCACCATCTGACCAGGGCGACGAAGAATTAAGTGTTTATCCTTATCTTGGTAGCGCCCATGAATACCAAGAAAAAGTCCCAGGTAGCGCACCTTACCTGAAGGATATCCATGTTTTCAACCCGTCTGGCTTCGTCAGCTTCGGACTGCCAATTGGTGACATACCCAGCATTCGGCGCGACGTACCAGCAGTGATAGAACGTATTAGCCATGACTTGTTCTTTGCTGATTGGGCGCTACATGAAGCCCGCATTACCAGCGACAACGTTGCACCAGACTTCGATACCTCGCTGTATGCAGATGCAGTATGGAAACAGAAAGTGCCAGTTACTTGA
- a CDS encoding carboxylesterase family protein, with product MSVEHRLFNTSNGSLPYLLSPISDYIKQPAPLVLFLHGARDRGTDINVLLKWGLPRFVDSSNPLPYIFAAPQLPEGQTWVDRESDVIALLDNLIASQPIDPSRVILSGFSLGTAGAWHIAASHPSRFAGLVAVSGRVPKRLEASQLAALKKIPIQIFQGGKDEKLPIEDAEQIVDTLRGLGGTVDFTVLPEGDHFIADEVYSDSKLQQWFVSQSRRNIPLVV from the coding sequence ATGTCCGTCGAACACCGCTTATTTAACACCAGCAATGGTTCCTTGCCTTATCTCCTTTCACCTATCTCAGACTATATTAAGCAACCCGCGCCCCTTGTATTGTTTCTACACGGCGCACGCGATCGCGGTACAGATATAAATGTGCTGCTGAAATGGGGTCTACCTCGTTTTGTGGATTCCTCCAACCCCTTACCTTATATCTTTGCCGCTCCCCAATTGCCTGAAGGGCAAACCTGGGTAGATCGAGAATCTGACGTAATTGCTTTGTTGGATAATCTCATCGCCTCCCAACCCATCGATCCGTCCCGTGTTATTTTGTCTGGATTCAGTTTAGGTACGGCTGGAGCATGGCATATCGCTGCTTCTCATCCTAGTCGCTTCGCTGGTCTGGTAGCAGTGTCTGGTCGTGTACCCAAAAGATTAGAAGCAAGCCAACTAGCTGCCCTTAAGAAGATTCCTATCCAAATATTCCAAGGTGGAAAGGACGAAAAACTGCCGATTGAGGATGCAGAGCAGATTGTCGATACCTTGCGCGGACTGGGGGGAACAGTAGATTTTACCGTACTGCCGGAAGGCGATCATTTTATTGCCGATGAAGTGTACAGTGACTCGAAATTGCAACAATGGTTCGTTTCACAGAGCCGTCGTAATATACCCCTAGTTGTCTGA
- a CDS encoding class I SAM-dependent methyltransferase — translation MSYASSDHWNQFFTKLKNTSTDLDWGNQWTKVHLPFLNAAKVKTVLDLGCGTGNDVLRLVQQGFTVTGLDFSDEAVRQGREKSEKLGLDAQFVVADMAKPLPFNKATFDAVMSNVAIHMFSDRITRELFKEIRRIIRPNGLFVFHVNSTEDVLVRAERHPPMREIEPNYFLERHGQTMHFFSQEYLLDLLSDWKNVELKHYEILHEQTGKLFKRVWWGKAIQPD, via the coding sequence ATGTCTTACGCATCATCTGATCACTGGAATCAATTCTTCACTAAATTGAAGAATACTAGCACTGATTTAGATTGGGGAAACCAATGGACGAAGGTTCACCTTCCGTTCCTTAATGCTGCTAAAGTTAAAACCGTGCTTGACCTTGGTTGCGGTACGGGAAACGACGTGTTACGTCTTGTACAACAAGGCTTTACAGTAACTGGTCTGGATTTTTCAGATGAAGCAGTACGACAAGGACGTGAGAAGTCAGAAAAGTTAGGACTGGACGCACAGTTTGTAGTTGCCGACATGGCAAAACCTTTGCCTTTTAATAAAGCAACCTTTGATGCTGTCATGTCCAATGTTGCCATCCACATGTTTTCAGATCGGATTACACGCGAATTGTTTAAAGAAATTCGCCGAATAATACGCCCCAACGGATTGTTTGTTTTCCACGTTAATTCTACAGAAGATGTTTTAGTTCGGGCAGAACGTCACCCACCCATGCGCGAAATAGAGCCAAATTACTTTCTAGAACGTCACGGACAAACTATGCACTTTTTCTCTCAAGAATATTTGCTAGACCTCTTATCTGATTGGAAAAATGTAGAGCTAAAACATTACGAAATATTGCATGAGCAAACGGGCAAACTGTTTAAAAGAGTTTGGTGGGGTAAGGCAATACAGCCAGATTAG
- a CDS encoding aldo/keto reductase yields MTLPTTKLGQTGLTVSRLCLGTMTFGLQTDEETARQILDTAADAGINFLDTADVYPLGGGLATAGSTEEIIGRWLKGKREHFILATKAVGKVGPAPWDQGASRKHILDAIDASLRRLGTDYVDLYQLHSDDASTPLDETLEALDTVVRAGKVRYIGVSNFLAYRLARALGRADVRNLTRFVSIQPRYNLLFREIERELLPLAKEEGLGVIPYNPLAGGLLTGKHSLTQGPAAGTRFTLGTAAERYQERYWRDREFNTVEELRTVADLAGLSLTTLAVAWVLANPVITAPIIGASRPEQLTDTLKAVELKLDDNLKQKLDDITAEYRRGDSLR; encoded by the coding sequence ATGACCTTACCAACAACTAAACTCGGTCAAACTGGATTGACCGTTTCCCGTCTCTGTCTCGGTACAATGACTTTCGGATTGCAGACAGATGAAGAAACTGCCAGACAAATCCTTGACACCGCCGCCGATGCTGGAATCAACTTTCTCGATACAGCTGACGTTTATCCCCTTGGGGGTGGGCTTGCTACTGCTGGAAGTACCGAAGAAATTATTGGGCGCTGGCTCAAAGGCAAACGCGAACATTTTATTTTGGCTACCAAGGCTGTAGGTAAGGTTGGCCCTGCACCTTGGGATCAGGGTGCTTCGCGCAAACACATTTTGGATGCGATCGATGCTTCCCTGAGACGACTGGGAACGGATTATGTTGACCTGTACCAATTGCATTCTGACGATGCCTCAACCCCTCTTGATGAAACCTTAGAAGCTTTAGATACAGTAGTTCGTGCTGGTAAGGTACGCTATATCGGGGTTTCTAACTTCTTAGCTTACCGACTCGCCCGCGCCTTAGGCCGCGCCGATGTGCGAAATCTGACTCGCTTTGTTTCGATTCAACCCCGCTACAATTTGTTGTTCCGCGAAATCGAGCGAGAACTCTTGCCTCTAGCCAAAGAAGAAGGATTGGGCGTAATTCCCTACAATCCCTTAGCTGGTGGTCTACTCACTGGCAAACACAGTCTCACTCAAGGCCCCGCCGCAGGGACTCGTTTTACTCTGGGTACTGCCGCAGAACGTTATCAAGAGCGTTACTGGCGCGATCGCGAATTCAATACTGTCGAGGAATTACGTACAGTAGCGGATTTGGCTGGATTGTCACTCACTACCCTAGCGGTGGCTTGGGTGCTGGCTAATCCTGTAATTACTGCCCCCATTATTGGTGCTAGTCGTCCAGAACAACTGACTGACACCCTCAAGGCTGTAGAACTAAAACTCGACGACAATTTGAAACAAAAGCTAGACGACATCACCGCCGAATATCGCAGGGGAGATTCTCTACGCTAG